From Saccharothrix espanaensis DSM 44229, the proteins below share one genomic window:
- the allB gene encoding allantoinase AllB, which produces MDLVLRAARVITPDGEVAADVGVRDGRIAAVTGIGRLDGDRVVELADDEVLLPGLVDTHVHVNDPGRAEWEGFGTATRAAAAGGVTTVVDMPLNSLPPTTDVAALEVKRAAARGAVHVDVGFWGGIVPGNAADLRPLHDAGVFGFKCFLIHSGVDEFPHVELPDLTAALTALPDALTIVHAEHPHDVTESGPDYAGFLASRPHRAEDHAIADLVGVARETGARVHVLHLSSGSALALVADAKAEGLRLTAETCPHYLTFVAEEIADRATQFKCCPPIRDAANREQLWRGLRDGVVDLVVSDHSPCTPELKEGDFATAWGGIASLQLGLPAVWTQARRRGHALPDVVEWMARKPADLVGLRRKGRIAEGADADFAVFAPDDAFVVDRNRLHHRNPVTPYHGRPLAGVVRQTWLRGRPVTGDEPRGRLLSRGET; this is translated from the coding sequence ATGGACCTGGTGTTACGGGCTGCCCGGGTGATCACGCCGGACGGTGAGGTGGCCGCCGACGTCGGCGTGCGCGACGGCCGGATCGCGGCCGTGACCGGGATCGGCCGGCTGGACGGGGACCGCGTGGTCGAGCTGGCCGACGACGAGGTCCTGCTGCCCGGCCTGGTGGACACCCACGTGCACGTCAACGACCCCGGCCGGGCCGAGTGGGAGGGTTTCGGCACGGCCACCCGCGCGGCGGCGGCCGGCGGCGTGACCACGGTCGTCGACATGCCGCTCAACAGCCTGCCGCCCACCACGGACGTCGCCGCGCTGGAGGTCAAGCGGGCGGCGGCGCGCGGCGCGGTGCACGTCGACGTCGGGTTCTGGGGCGGGATCGTGCCCGGCAACGCGGCGGACCTGCGACCGTTGCACGACGCGGGCGTGTTCGGGTTCAAGTGCTTCCTGATCCACTCCGGGGTGGACGAGTTCCCGCACGTGGAGCTGCCCGACCTGACCGCCGCGCTGACCGCGCTGCCGGACGCGCTCACCATCGTGCACGCCGAGCACCCGCACGACGTGACCGAGTCCGGGCCCGACTACGCCGGGTTCCTGGCGTCCCGGCCGCACCGGGCCGAGGACCACGCGATCGCCGACCTGGTCGGCGTCGCCCGGGAGACCGGGGCGCGCGTGCACGTGCTGCACCTGTCGTCGGGCTCGGCGCTGGCGCTGGTCGCCGACGCCAAGGCGGAGGGGCTGCGGCTGACCGCCGAGACCTGCCCGCACTACCTGACGTTCGTGGCCGAGGAGATCGCCGACCGCGCCACCCAGTTCAAGTGCTGCCCGCCGATCCGCGACGCGGCCAACCGCGAGCAGCTGTGGCGGGGGCTGCGCGACGGCGTGGTGGACCTGGTGGTCAGCGACCACTCGCCGTGCACGCCGGAGTTGAAGGAAGGCGATTTCGCCACCGCGTGGGGCGGGATCGCGAGCCTCCAACTGGGACTGCCGGCGGTGTGGACGCAGGCCCGGCGGCGCGGGCACGCGCTGCCCGACGTGGTCGAGTGGATGGCGCGGAAACCGGCCGACCTGGTGGGCCTGCGCCGCAAGGGCCGCATCGCCGAGGGCGCCGACGCCGATTTCGCGGTGTTCGCCCCCGACGACGCGTTCGTGGTCGACCGCAACCGGCTGCACCACCGCAACCCGGTGACGCCCTACCACGGCCGACCGCTGGCCGGCGTGGTGCGCCAGACCTGGTTGCGCGGCCGGCCGGTCACCGGCGACGAGCCCCGAGGACGGTTGCTGAGCAGAGGAGAGACATGA
- a CDS encoding glycerate kinase, with translation MWSDVDLSILCTDLPLLDRPAAAKAAGFDAVVLRWREDAALADARLVIAGEGSLDAQTLHGKAPAGVARGVPVVAVPKPSHPARPGGRIAAGWLGE, from the coding sequence ATGTGGTCCGACGTCGACCTGTCGATCTTGTGCACCGACCTCCCGCTGCTCGACCGGCCGGCGGCGGCGAAGGCGGCCGGGTTCGACGCGGTCGTGCTGCGGTGGCGCGAAGACGCGGCACTGGCGGACGCACGGCTGGTGATTGCCGGCGAGGGGTCGCTGGACGCCCAGACGTTGCACGGCAAGGCACCCGCCGGGGTGGCGAGGGGCGTGCCGGTGGTGGCCGTGCCGAAGCCCTCCCACCCGGCCCGGCCGGGTGGTCGCATCGCGGCCGGGTGGCTGGGAGAGTGA
- the uraD gene encoding 2-oxo-4-hydroxy-4-carboxy-5-ureidoimidazoline decarboxylase, giving the protein MPGLADFNAAPAADLRPLLTECLAVPRWVDAVIAGRPYASEEALLAGARVDLTDDEVRAAIAGHPRIGEKSARGGVAARWSAAEQSGVDPSLADRLKAANAAYEDRFGHLYLVCATGLSGERVLADLTARLTNPERDELRVVNGELAKIAALRLRKVLHPDDTRGS; this is encoded by the coding sequence GTGCCCGGTTTAGCCGACTTCAACGCCGCGCCGGCGGCGGATCTCCGTCCGCTGCTCACCGAATGCCTCGCCGTGCCGCGCTGGGTCGACGCCGTGATCGCGGGCCGCCCGTACGCCTCGGAGGAGGCCCTGCTCGCCGGGGCCCGGGTCGACCTGACCGACGACGAGGTGCGCGCGGCGATCGCCGGACACCCGAGGATCGGCGAGAAGTCCGCGCGCGGCGGCGTCGCCGCGCGGTGGTCGGCCGCCGAGCAGTCCGGCGTCGACCCATCCCTGGCCGACCGGCTCAAGGCGGCGAACGCGGCCTACGAGGACCGGTTCGGGCACCTCTACCTGGTGTGTGCGACCGGGCTGTCCGGAGAGCGGGTGCTGGCCGACCTGACCGCGCGCTTGACCAACCCGGAGCGGGACGAGTTGCGCGTGGTCAACGGGGAACTGGCCAAGATCGCCGCGCTGCGCCTGCGGAAGGTGCTCCACCCCGACGACACCCGAGGGAGCTGA
- the pucL gene encoding factor-independent urate hydroxylase encodes MAIVLGPNQYGKAENRLVTVTRDGAVHTVRDFTVSTSLRGDLEDTHLTGDNAKVLATDTQKNTVYAFAKQAPVGEIEDFALRLGRHFVSTQEPISGARILIDEHSWQRIEGHDHAFVAGGDEKRTTAVTVEGSRAWVVSGLTDLVVLKSTGSEFHGYPRDPYTTLRETTDRILATSVTARWRYQGTGIDWATSFGEIRSIMLRTFAAKHSLSLQQTLYAMGEAVLRARPEVAEVRLSMPNKHHFEVDLSAFGLENHNEVFYAADRPYGLIEGSVLRDDAEDAGSAWLTLPAF; translated from the coding sequence ATGGCCATCGTCTTGGGGCCCAACCAGTACGGCAAAGCGGAGAACCGGCTCGTGACGGTGACCCGGGACGGCGCGGTCCACACCGTCCGGGACTTCACGGTCAGCACCTCGCTGCGCGGCGACCTGGAGGACACCCACCTGACCGGCGACAACGCCAAGGTGCTGGCGACCGACACGCAGAAGAACACCGTGTACGCGTTCGCCAAGCAGGCCCCGGTCGGCGAGATCGAGGACTTCGCGCTGCGCCTGGGACGGCACTTCGTGTCGACGCAGGAACCGATCAGCGGCGCGCGGATCCTGATCGACGAGCACTCGTGGCAGCGCATCGAGGGCCACGACCACGCGTTCGTGGCGGGCGGGGACGAGAAGCGCACCACCGCCGTGACGGTCGAGGGTTCCCGGGCGTGGGTGGTGTCGGGCCTGACGGACCTCGTGGTGCTCAAGTCGACCGGTTCGGAGTTCCACGGCTACCCGCGCGACCCGTACACCACGTTGCGCGAGACCACCGACCGGATCCTGGCGACCTCGGTGACCGCGCGGTGGCGCTACCAGGGCACCGGGATCGACTGGGCGACGAGCTTCGGCGAGATCCGGTCGATCATGCTGCGGACGTTCGCGGCCAAGCACAGCCTGTCGTTGCAGCAGACGTTGTACGCGATGGGCGAGGCGGTGCTGCGGGCCCGGCCGGAGGTCGCCGAGGTGCGGCTGTCGATGCCCAACAAGCACCACTTCGAGGTGGACCTGAGCGCGTTCGGGCTGGAGAACCACAACGAGGTCTTCTACGCCGCCGACCGGCCTTACGGGCTGATCGAGGGTTCCGTGCTGCGTGACGACGCCGAGGACGCCGGTTCCGCCTGGCTCACCCTGCCCGCGTTCTGA
- a CDS encoding CBS domain-containing protein, whose translation MRPVLLSTLTKSHVVVRDDVEVPQARAARERVNAEYIVVVTADGNPLGVLGRAELAELGETSQTLTALAHRFPTLVVVGGDPDELGPEELFDLADLVVRERLRFVLVERDGLPAGVVPRAAIADALPLDALDSPAVRVGNPTVPALRYVCRKCAPPSFQLPRAPGEGGRPPNCRRVFFHGVMEADA comes from the coding sequence GTGAGGCCGGTGCTGTTGTCCACGTTGACCAAGAGCCACGTGGTCGTGCGGGACGACGTCGAGGTGCCCCAGGCGAGAGCCGCGCGGGAGCGGGTGAACGCCGAGTACATCGTGGTGGTGACCGCCGACGGCAACCCGCTGGGCGTGCTCGGCCGGGCGGAGCTGGCCGAGCTCGGCGAGACGTCGCAGACGCTGACCGCCCTCGCCCACCGGTTCCCGACGCTGGTCGTGGTCGGCGGCGACCCCGACGAGCTCGGCCCCGAGGAGCTGTTCGACCTGGCCGACCTGGTGGTGCGCGAGCGGCTGCGGTTCGTGCTGGTGGAGCGGGACGGCCTGCCGGCGGGGGTGGTGCCGAGGGCGGCGATCGCCGACGCGCTGCCGCTGGACGCGCTGGACAGCCCGGCCGTCCGGGTGGGCAACCCGACCGTGCCGGCGCTGCGGTACGTGTGCCGCAAGTGCGCGCCGCCGTCGTTCCAGCTGCCGCGCGCGCCGGGGGAGGGCGGGCGGCCGCCGAACTGCCGGCGGGTCTTCTTCCACGGCGTCATGGAAGCCGACGCCTGA